The following proteins are co-located in the Portunus trituberculatus isolate SZX2019 chromosome 16, ASM1759143v1, whole genome shotgun sequence genome:
- the LOC123504388 gene encoding blastula protease 10-like isoform X3, whose amino-acid sequence MGYSTLWLSLALCLSAFAAVKGNETTEPPLMPFDGQDPPAVTMFDGQDPPAVTMFDEQDPQVITMFDDEEFEDDDESNMAENEEGELEVPLRDFMDTNPTEVKGDPVFEGDILLTQGQWRAMRERKGIAYETSYWTNGNVPYRFVSSGLNQDVIRSGIDHWMEHTCLTFEETTNTNQPHLKFIYGGGCYSYIGQLNQNGQDISIGSGCDYLGIVAHEIGHAIGFFHEQSRPDRDDHVVINYENIQDNRESNFNKYSTNAINSHNIPYDYSSDMHYGSTGFTINGKTTIATKDRLAQTLIGQRAGLSHRDKHLANIMYKCTDKWLTMCGVTTDPCQNGGYYRFYETGCACVCPPGTSGSNCETETGNYYEALLSPCSEIVTTEGTLQSPNHPNNYPTGPEGQCVKWIQAPECYVPKVTFSAFNLFGQHPYCSGNTCCYFDALEIRTDNLNYGDVFCSDQIQPGRSFIGTGREMVLYFRTKTNYRTGWSADLTFEKQEGCEPASVSTTSTSTTTTTTTTAVTSTTEEEETNPNCLLEYYNGKYYWSSPDFGMAEYPNDFTCGLRGSASPGVYGLLLKMNTFETQGKKNRRCVDKVQVTMVGGKTRTLCGNKTGSKVASPSFNFELSFTTDEAITAQGYNISVEFIPRKCNKVLTPALGETGTIATSKYQRLCEYRIVAPAGSQVRIDEITPSILDSDNCKKDHLLINGNSEVMYPRETSTVICGSNQVTSPITSTTGEMYIAYTGSRRSQGFTLDYTIV is encoded by the exons ggACAAGACCCTCCAGCTGTTACCATGTTTGAT gGACAAGACCCTCCAGCTGTTACCATGTTTGAT GAACAAGACCCTCAAGTTATTACCATGTTTGAT GACGAAGAATTTGAGGACGACGATGAGAGTAATATGGCTGAAAACGAAGAGGGAGAGCTGGAGGTTCCT CTTCGCGACTTTATGGACACTAACCCAACGGAGGTGAAAGGTGACCCGGTCTTCGAGGGAGACATATTGTTGACTCAAGGCCAATGGCgcgcgatgagagagaggaaaggcattGCATATGAAACCAGTTACTGGACTAATGGAAATGTACCCTACAGATTTGTTTCTA GTGGACTAAACCAGGATGTTATAAGAAGCGGAATTGACCACTGGATGGAGCACACATGCCTTACGTTCGAGGAGACCACGAACACCAACCAGCCTCATCTTAAGTTTATTTACGGTGGTGGATGCTATTCCTACATAGGCCAGTTGAACCAAAATGGGCAAGACATCTCTATTGGATCTGGATGTGATTAT CTTGGAATTGTTGCTCACGAGATCGGACACGCCATTGGATTCTTCCACGAGCAGAGTCGTCCTGATCGGGATGATCACGTAGTCATCAATTATGAGAATATTCAAGATAACAGAGAATCAAACTTTAATAAATATTCCACAAATGCCATCAACAGTCACAATATACCTTACGACTATTCCTCCGACATGCACTACGGTTCCACG GGATTCACTATTAACGGCAAGACAACCATTGCAACCAAAGATCGTTTAGCACAAACACTCATCGGCCAGAGAGCTGGACTTTCCCATCGGGACAAACATTTGGCCAACATCATGTACAAATGTACTG aTAAGTGGCTTACCATGTGTGGGGTGACAACAGACCCTTGCCAGAATGGTGGGTATTACAGGTTTTACGAGACAGGCTGCGCATGTGTTTGTCCACCGGGCACCTCTGGAAGTAACTGTGAAACAGAGACTGGAAATTACTATG AGGCGTTACTAAGTCCTTGCAGCGAAATCGTTACCACTGAAGGCACTCTACAATCCCCTAACCATCCAAACAATTATCCTACTGGTCCTGAAG GCCAGTGTGTCAAATGGATTCAGGCTCCTGAATGCTACGTGCCCAAGGTTACTTTCTCTGCGTTTAATCTGTTTGGCCAGCATCCCTATTGCAGTGGAAATACTTGCTGCTATTTTGATGCCCTAGAGATAAGAACTGACAACTTGAATTACGGTGACGT ATTCTGCAGCGACCAAATCCAACCAGGCAGGAGCTTCATTGGCACTGGCAGAGAGATGGTTTTGTACTTCAGAACGAAGACAAACTACCGCACTGGATGGTCTGCTGATCTCACCTTTGAGAAACAAGAAGGATGCGA acCCGCTTCTGtcagcaccacctccaccagtaccactaccaccaccaccaccaccgccgtcacctccacaacagaagaggaagagacgaatCCAAACTGCTTACTTGAATACTACAATGGAAAATACTACTGGAGCTCTCCTGATTTCGGGATGGCTGAGTATCCCAACGACTTCACGTGTGGATTAAGGGGAAGTGCATCACCG GGTGTCTACGGCTTACTTTTGAAAATGAACACTTTCGAAacgcaaggaaagaagaacagaaggtGTGTCGACAAAGTACAAGTGACAATGGTGGGCGGTAAAACAAGAAC ATTGTGCGGTAATAAGACTGGGAGCAAAGTCGCATCACCATCTTTCAATTTCGAACTGAGCTTCACTACAGATGAAGCTATTACTGCTCAGGGCTACAACATCTCAGTGGAATTCATTCCTAGAAAATGCAATAAG GTCCTCACCCCAGCGTTAGGTGAGACGGGCACCATCGCTACTTCTAAGTACCAGAGACTTTGCGAATACAGGATAGTG GCTCCTGCTGGAAGTCAGGTTCGCATTGACGAGATTACACCATCGATATTGGACTCTGACAACTGTAAAAAGGATCATCTTTTAATCAACGGCAACAGTGAAGTAATGTATCCCAGGGAAACTAGCACAGTAATCTGTGGTTCGAATCAAGTGACTTCTCCAATTACGTCCACCACTGGCGAGATGTACATAGCATACACGGGAAGTAGGAGGAGTCAAGGTTTCACACTTGACTACACCATTGTCTAA
- the LOC123504388 gene encoding blastula protease 10-like isoform X4, whose translation MGYSTLWLSLALCLSAFAAVKGNETTEPPLMPFDGQDPPAVTMFDGQDPPAVTMFDDEEFEDDDESNMAENEEGELEVPLRDFMDTNPTEVKGDPVFEGDILLTQGQWRAMRERKGIAYETSYWTNGNVPYRFVSSGLNQDVIRSGIDHWMEHTCLTFEETTNTNQPHLKFIYGGGCYSYIGQLNQNGQDISIGSGCDYLGIVAHEIGHAIGFFHEQSRPDRDDHVVINYENIQDNRESNFNKYSTNAINSHNIPYDYSSDMHYGSTGFTINGKTTIATKDRLAQTLIGQRAGLSHRDKHLANIMYKCTDKWLTMCGVTTDPCQNGGYYRFYETGCACVCPPGTSGSNCETETGNYYEALLSPCSEIVTTEGTLQSPNHPNNYPTGPEGQCVKWIQAPECYVPKVTFSAFNLFGQHPYCSGNTCCYFDALEIRTDNLNYGDVFCSDQIQPGRSFIGTGREMVLYFRTKTNYRTGWSADLTFEKQEGCEPASVSTTSTSTTTTTTTTAVTSTTEEEETNPNCLLEYYNGKYYWSSPDFGMAEYPNDFTCGLRGSASPGVYGLLLKMNTFETQGKKNRRCVDKVQVTMVGGKTRTLCGNKTGSKVASPSFNFELSFTTDEAITAQGYNISVEFIPRKCNKVLTPALGETGTIATSKYQRLCEYRIVAPAGSQVRIDEITPSILDSDNCKKDHLLINGNSEVMYPRETSTVICGSNQVTSPITSTTGEMYIAYTGSRRSQGFTLDYTIV comes from the exons ggACAAGACCCTCCAGCTGTTACCATGTTTGAT gGACAAGACCCTCCAGCTGTTACCATGTTTGAT GACGAAGAATTTGAGGACGACGATGAGAGTAATATGGCTGAAAACGAAGAGGGAGAGCTGGAGGTTCCT CTTCGCGACTTTATGGACACTAACCCAACGGAGGTGAAAGGTGACCCGGTCTTCGAGGGAGACATATTGTTGACTCAAGGCCAATGGCgcgcgatgagagagaggaaaggcattGCATATGAAACCAGTTACTGGACTAATGGAAATGTACCCTACAGATTTGTTTCTA GTGGACTAAACCAGGATGTTATAAGAAGCGGAATTGACCACTGGATGGAGCACACATGCCTTACGTTCGAGGAGACCACGAACACCAACCAGCCTCATCTTAAGTTTATTTACGGTGGTGGATGCTATTCCTACATAGGCCAGTTGAACCAAAATGGGCAAGACATCTCTATTGGATCTGGATGTGATTAT CTTGGAATTGTTGCTCACGAGATCGGACACGCCATTGGATTCTTCCACGAGCAGAGTCGTCCTGATCGGGATGATCACGTAGTCATCAATTATGAGAATATTCAAGATAACAGAGAATCAAACTTTAATAAATATTCCACAAATGCCATCAACAGTCACAATATACCTTACGACTATTCCTCCGACATGCACTACGGTTCCACG GGATTCACTATTAACGGCAAGACAACCATTGCAACCAAAGATCGTTTAGCACAAACACTCATCGGCCAGAGAGCTGGACTTTCCCATCGGGACAAACATTTGGCCAACATCATGTACAAATGTACTG aTAAGTGGCTTACCATGTGTGGGGTGACAACAGACCCTTGCCAGAATGGTGGGTATTACAGGTTTTACGAGACAGGCTGCGCATGTGTTTGTCCACCGGGCACCTCTGGAAGTAACTGTGAAACAGAGACTGGAAATTACTATG AGGCGTTACTAAGTCCTTGCAGCGAAATCGTTACCACTGAAGGCACTCTACAATCCCCTAACCATCCAAACAATTATCCTACTGGTCCTGAAG GCCAGTGTGTCAAATGGATTCAGGCTCCTGAATGCTACGTGCCCAAGGTTACTTTCTCTGCGTTTAATCTGTTTGGCCAGCATCCCTATTGCAGTGGAAATACTTGCTGCTATTTTGATGCCCTAGAGATAAGAACTGACAACTTGAATTACGGTGACGT ATTCTGCAGCGACCAAATCCAACCAGGCAGGAGCTTCATTGGCACTGGCAGAGAGATGGTTTTGTACTTCAGAACGAAGACAAACTACCGCACTGGATGGTCTGCTGATCTCACCTTTGAGAAACAAGAAGGATGCGA acCCGCTTCTGtcagcaccacctccaccagtaccactaccaccaccaccaccaccgccgtcacctccacaacagaagaggaagagacgaatCCAAACTGCTTACTTGAATACTACAATGGAAAATACTACTGGAGCTCTCCTGATTTCGGGATGGCTGAGTATCCCAACGACTTCACGTGTGGATTAAGGGGAAGTGCATCACCG GGTGTCTACGGCTTACTTTTGAAAATGAACACTTTCGAAacgcaaggaaagaagaacagaaggtGTGTCGACAAAGTACAAGTGACAATGGTGGGCGGTAAAACAAGAAC ATTGTGCGGTAATAAGACTGGGAGCAAAGTCGCATCACCATCTTTCAATTTCGAACTGAGCTTCACTACAGATGAAGCTATTACTGCTCAGGGCTACAACATCTCAGTGGAATTCATTCCTAGAAAATGCAATAAG GTCCTCACCCCAGCGTTAGGTGAGACGGGCACCATCGCTACTTCTAAGTACCAGAGACTTTGCGAATACAGGATAGTG GCTCCTGCTGGAAGTCAGGTTCGCATTGACGAGATTACACCATCGATATTGGACTCTGACAACTGTAAAAAGGATCATCTTTTAATCAACGGCAACAGTGAAGTAATGTATCCCAGGGAAACTAGCACAGTAATCTGTGGTTCGAATCAAGTGACTTCTCCAATTACGTCCACCACTGGCGAGATGTACATAGCATACACGGGAAGTAGGAGGAGTCAAGGTTTCACACTTGACTACACCATTGTCTAA
- the LOC123504388 gene encoding blastula protease 10-like isoform X2 — protein MGYSTLWLSLALCLSAFAAVKGNETTEPPLMPFDGQDPPAVTMFDGQDPPAVTMFDGQDPPAVTMFDDEEFEDDDESNMAENEEGELEVPLRDFMDTNPTEVKGDPVFEGDILLTQGQWRAMRERKGIAYETSYWTNGNVPYRFVSSGLNQDVIRSGIDHWMEHTCLTFEETTNTNQPHLKFIYGGGCYSYIGQLNQNGQDISIGSGCDYLGIVAHEIGHAIGFFHEQSRPDRDDHVVINYENIQDNRESNFNKYSTNAINSHNIPYDYSSDMHYGSTGFTINGKTTIATKDRLAQTLIGQRAGLSHRDKHLANIMYKCTDKWLTMCGVTTDPCQNGGYYRFYETGCACVCPPGTSGSNCETETGNYYEALLSPCSEIVTTEGTLQSPNHPNNYPTGPEGQCVKWIQAPECYVPKVTFSAFNLFGQHPYCSGNTCCYFDALEIRTDNLNYGDVFCSDQIQPGRSFIGTGREMVLYFRTKTNYRTGWSADLTFEKQEGCEPASVSTTSTSTTTTTTTTAVTSTTEEEETNPNCLLEYYNGKYYWSSPDFGMAEYPNDFTCGLRGSASPGVYGLLLKMNTFETQGKKNRRCVDKVQVTMVGGKTRTLCGNKTGSKVASPSFNFELSFTTDEAITAQGYNISVEFIPRKCNKVLTPALGETGTIATSKYQRLCEYRIVAPAGSQVRIDEITPSILDSDNCKKDHLLINGNSEVMYPRETSTVICGSNQVTSPITSTTGEMYIAYTGSRRSQGFTLDYTIV, from the exons ggACAAGACCCTCCAGCTGTTACCATGTTTGAT GGACAAGACCCTCCAGCTGTTACCATGTTTGAT gGACAAGACCCTCCAGCTGTTACCATGTTTGAT GACGAAGAATTTGAGGACGACGATGAGAGTAATATGGCTGAAAACGAAGAGGGAGAGCTGGAGGTTCCT CTTCGCGACTTTATGGACACTAACCCAACGGAGGTGAAAGGTGACCCGGTCTTCGAGGGAGACATATTGTTGACTCAAGGCCAATGGCgcgcgatgagagagaggaaaggcattGCATATGAAACCAGTTACTGGACTAATGGAAATGTACCCTACAGATTTGTTTCTA GTGGACTAAACCAGGATGTTATAAGAAGCGGAATTGACCACTGGATGGAGCACACATGCCTTACGTTCGAGGAGACCACGAACACCAACCAGCCTCATCTTAAGTTTATTTACGGTGGTGGATGCTATTCCTACATAGGCCAGTTGAACCAAAATGGGCAAGACATCTCTATTGGATCTGGATGTGATTAT CTTGGAATTGTTGCTCACGAGATCGGACACGCCATTGGATTCTTCCACGAGCAGAGTCGTCCTGATCGGGATGATCACGTAGTCATCAATTATGAGAATATTCAAGATAACAGAGAATCAAACTTTAATAAATATTCCACAAATGCCATCAACAGTCACAATATACCTTACGACTATTCCTCCGACATGCACTACGGTTCCACG GGATTCACTATTAACGGCAAGACAACCATTGCAACCAAAGATCGTTTAGCACAAACACTCATCGGCCAGAGAGCTGGACTTTCCCATCGGGACAAACATTTGGCCAACATCATGTACAAATGTACTG aTAAGTGGCTTACCATGTGTGGGGTGACAACAGACCCTTGCCAGAATGGTGGGTATTACAGGTTTTACGAGACAGGCTGCGCATGTGTTTGTCCACCGGGCACCTCTGGAAGTAACTGTGAAACAGAGACTGGAAATTACTATG AGGCGTTACTAAGTCCTTGCAGCGAAATCGTTACCACTGAAGGCACTCTACAATCCCCTAACCATCCAAACAATTATCCTACTGGTCCTGAAG GCCAGTGTGTCAAATGGATTCAGGCTCCTGAATGCTACGTGCCCAAGGTTACTTTCTCTGCGTTTAATCTGTTTGGCCAGCATCCCTATTGCAGTGGAAATACTTGCTGCTATTTTGATGCCCTAGAGATAAGAACTGACAACTTGAATTACGGTGACGT ATTCTGCAGCGACCAAATCCAACCAGGCAGGAGCTTCATTGGCACTGGCAGAGAGATGGTTTTGTACTTCAGAACGAAGACAAACTACCGCACTGGATGGTCTGCTGATCTCACCTTTGAGAAACAAGAAGGATGCGA acCCGCTTCTGtcagcaccacctccaccagtaccactaccaccaccaccaccaccgccgtcacctccacaacagaagaggaagagacgaatCCAAACTGCTTACTTGAATACTACAATGGAAAATACTACTGGAGCTCTCCTGATTTCGGGATGGCTGAGTATCCCAACGACTTCACGTGTGGATTAAGGGGAAGTGCATCACCG GGTGTCTACGGCTTACTTTTGAAAATGAACACTTTCGAAacgcaaggaaagaagaacagaaggtGTGTCGACAAAGTACAAGTGACAATGGTGGGCGGTAAAACAAGAAC ATTGTGCGGTAATAAGACTGGGAGCAAAGTCGCATCACCATCTTTCAATTTCGAACTGAGCTTCACTACAGATGAAGCTATTACTGCTCAGGGCTACAACATCTCAGTGGAATTCATTCCTAGAAAATGCAATAAG GTCCTCACCCCAGCGTTAGGTGAGACGGGCACCATCGCTACTTCTAAGTACCAGAGACTTTGCGAATACAGGATAGTG GCTCCTGCTGGAAGTCAGGTTCGCATTGACGAGATTACACCATCGATATTGGACTCTGACAACTGTAAAAAGGATCATCTTTTAATCAACGGCAACAGTGAAGTAATGTATCCCAGGGAAACTAGCACAGTAATCTGTGGTTCGAATCAAGTGACTTCTCCAATTACGTCCACCACTGGCGAGATGTACATAGCATACACGGGAAGTAGGAGGAGTCAAGGTTTCACACTTGACTACACCATTGTCTAA
- the LOC123504388 gene encoding blastula protease 10-like isoform X1 produces MGYSTLWLSLALCLSAFAAVKGNETTEPPLMPFDGQDPPAVTMFDGQDPPAVTMFDGQDPPAVTMFDEQDPQVITMFDDEEFEDDDESNMAENEEGELEVPLRDFMDTNPTEVKGDPVFEGDILLTQGQWRAMRERKGIAYETSYWTNGNVPYRFVSSGLNQDVIRSGIDHWMEHTCLTFEETTNTNQPHLKFIYGGGCYSYIGQLNQNGQDISIGSGCDYLGIVAHEIGHAIGFFHEQSRPDRDDHVVINYENIQDNRESNFNKYSTNAINSHNIPYDYSSDMHYGSTGFTINGKTTIATKDRLAQTLIGQRAGLSHRDKHLANIMYKCTDKWLTMCGVTTDPCQNGGYYRFYETGCACVCPPGTSGSNCETETGNYYEALLSPCSEIVTTEGTLQSPNHPNNYPTGPEGQCVKWIQAPECYVPKVTFSAFNLFGQHPYCSGNTCCYFDALEIRTDNLNYGDVFCSDQIQPGRSFIGTGREMVLYFRTKTNYRTGWSADLTFEKQEGCEPASVSTTSTSTTTTTTTTAVTSTTEEEETNPNCLLEYYNGKYYWSSPDFGMAEYPNDFTCGLRGSASPGVYGLLLKMNTFETQGKKNRRCVDKVQVTMVGGKTRTLCGNKTGSKVASPSFNFELSFTTDEAITAQGYNISVEFIPRKCNKVLTPALGETGTIATSKYQRLCEYRIVAPAGSQVRIDEITPSILDSDNCKKDHLLINGNSEVMYPRETSTVICGSNQVTSPITSTTGEMYIAYTGSRRSQGFTLDYTIV; encoded by the exons ggACAAGACCCTCCAGCTGTTACCATGTTTGAT GGACAAGACCCTCCAGCTGTTACCATGTTTGAT gGACAAGACCCTCCAGCTGTTACCATGTTTGAT GAACAAGACCCTCAAGTTATTACCATGTTTGAT GACGAAGAATTTGAGGACGACGATGAGAGTAATATGGCTGAAAACGAAGAGGGAGAGCTGGAGGTTCCT CTTCGCGACTTTATGGACACTAACCCAACGGAGGTGAAAGGTGACCCGGTCTTCGAGGGAGACATATTGTTGACTCAAGGCCAATGGCgcgcgatgagagagaggaaaggcattGCATATGAAACCAGTTACTGGACTAATGGAAATGTACCCTACAGATTTGTTTCTA GTGGACTAAACCAGGATGTTATAAGAAGCGGAATTGACCACTGGATGGAGCACACATGCCTTACGTTCGAGGAGACCACGAACACCAACCAGCCTCATCTTAAGTTTATTTACGGTGGTGGATGCTATTCCTACATAGGCCAGTTGAACCAAAATGGGCAAGACATCTCTATTGGATCTGGATGTGATTAT CTTGGAATTGTTGCTCACGAGATCGGACACGCCATTGGATTCTTCCACGAGCAGAGTCGTCCTGATCGGGATGATCACGTAGTCATCAATTATGAGAATATTCAAGATAACAGAGAATCAAACTTTAATAAATATTCCACAAATGCCATCAACAGTCACAATATACCTTACGACTATTCCTCCGACATGCACTACGGTTCCACG GGATTCACTATTAACGGCAAGACAACCATTGCAACCAAAGATCGTTTAGCACAAACACTCATCGGCCAGAGAGCTGGACTTTCCCATCGGGACAAACATTTGGCCAACATCATGTACAAATGTACTG aTAAGTGGCTTACCATGTGTGGGGTGACAACAGACCCTTGCCAGAATGGTGGGTATTACAGGTTTTACGAGACAGGCTGCGCATGTGTTTGTCCACCGGGCACCTCTGGAAGTAACTGTGAAACAGAGACTGGAAATTACTATG AGGCGTTACTAAGTCCTTGCAGCGAAATCGTTACCACTGAAGGCACTCTACAATCCCCTAACCATCCAAACAATTATCCTACTGGTCCTGAAG GCCAGTGTGTCAAATGGATTCAGGCTCCTGAATGCTACGTGCCCAAGGTTACTTTCTCTGCGTTTAATCTGTTTGGCCAGCATCCCTATTGCAGTGGAAATACTTGCTGCTATTTTGATGCCCTAGAGATAAGAACTGACAACTTGAATTACGGTGACGT ATTCTGCAGCGACCAAATCCAACCAGGCAGGAGCTTCATTGGCACTGGCAGAGAGATGGTTTTGTACTTCAGAACGAAGACAAACTACCGCACTGGATGGTCTGCTGATCTCACCTTTGAGAAACAAGAAGGATGCGA acCCGCTTCTGtcagcaccacctccaccagtaccactaccaccaccaccaccaccgccgtcacctccacaacagaagaggaagagacgaatCCAAACTGCTTACTTGAATACTACAATGGAAAATACTACTGGAGCTCTCCTGATTTCGGGATGGCTGAGTATCCCAACGACTTCACGTGTGGATTAAGGGGAAGTGCATCACCG GGTGTCTACGGCTTACTTTTGAAAATGAACACTTTCGAAacgcaaggaaagaagaacagaaggtGTGTCGACAAAGTACAAGTGACAATGGTGGGCGGTAAAACAAGAAC ATTGTGCGGTAATAAGACTGGGAGCAAAGTCGCATCACCATCTTTCAATTTCGAACTGAGCTTCACTACAGATGAAGCTATTACTGCTCAGGGCTACAACATCTCAGTGGAATTCATTCCTAGAAAATGCAATAAG GTCCTCACCCCAGCGTTAGGTGAGACGGGCACCATCGCTACTTCTAAGTACCAGAGACTTTGCGAATACAGGATAGTG GCTCCTGCTGGAAGTCAGGTTCGCATTGACGAGATTACACCATCGATATTGGACTCTGACAACTGTAAAAAGGATCATCTTTTAATCAACGGCAACAGTGAAGTAATGTATCCCAGGGAAACTAGCACAGTAATCTGTGGTTCGAATCAAGTGACTTCTCCAATTACGTCCACCACTGGCGAGATGTACATAGCATACACGGGAAGTAGGAGGAGTCAAGGTTTCACACTTGACTACACCATTGTCTAA